The following proteins are encoded in a genomic region of Triticum dicoccoides isolate Atlit2015 ecotype Zavitan chromosome 1B, WEW_v2.0, whole genome shotgun sequence:
- the LOC119308319 gene encoding triphosphate tunnel metalloenzyme 3-like: MEIEIKLRLPDAAAHRRLSSFLAPRLLRTDAPARPLAAAAATAAAQRDVRLYGTDDCDPSYAVLTLKHPPRIDAGVSRIEEVVEPLDPALALTCVDNPARLGAVDSPIVRLVFDEYGVGGDKAPFVCLGGFRNTRGVYELEEGEGQGLVLELDETHFDFGTNYELECETAEPDQAKEVLEQLLTVVGVPYEYSRSNKFACFMAGKLLP, encoded by the coding sequence ATGGAGATCGAGATCAAGCTCCGTCTCCCCGACGCGGCTGCACATCGGCGCCTCTCCTCCTTCCTCGCGCCCCGCCTGCTCCGCACCGACGCCCCCGCGCGgccccttgccgccgccgccgccaccgccgccgcccagcgGGACGTCCGCCTCTACGGCACCGACGACTGCGACCCCTCCTACGCCGTCCTCACGCTCAAGCACCCCCCGCGCATCGACGCCGGCGTCAGCCGCATTGAGGAGGTCGTGGAGCCCCTCGACCCCGCCCTCGCCCTCACCTGCGTCGACAACCCTGCCCGTCTCGGcgcggtcgactcccccatcgtcCGGCTCGTCTTCGACGAGTACGGCGTCGGCGGGGACAAAGCGCCGTTCGTCTGCCTCGGCGGCTTCCGGAACACCCGCGGTGTGTATGAGCTCGAGGAGGGCGAGGGGCAGGGGCTCGTGCTAGAGCTCGACGAGACACACTTCGATTTCGGCACAAACTACGAGCTGGAGTGCGAGACCGCGGAGCCCGACCAGGCCAAGGAGGTCCTGGAGCAGCTGCTCACCGTGGTTGGGGTGCCGTATGAGTACTCCCGGAGCAATAAGTTCGCGTGCTTCATGGCCGGGAAGCTGCTTCCGTGA